The region CATTCTCGACACGGTATTCACAACAGGAAAAACCTACGAAGCCAAAGCTGCCCCGGTGGAACTCAGGCTGGATGGTGTTTTGGGCACATACTATTTTGACTTTACCTACAAGCCACTTTTCAATGAACAGGGGCAGGTATACGCCATTATTGACACGGCCGTTGATGTTACCAATCAGGTGTTGGCGCAGCAGCAGCAGTTGCAGTTAGCCGCTATTGTGGAGAAGGTACCCATCTACGTCACGATTACCAGCCTGGATGGCAATATTCAATACATCAACCCTTTCGGTCAGCAATTGCTGGGCCTTACCCCCGACGAAGTACGCACGAAGCACCTCCGTGACTTTTTTGTCGAAGAGGATATGACTATTCTGGGGAACGAGGCCTTACCGGCTTTACTGACCAGTCATCACTGGGAAGGCAAACTGCACATGCGCCACTTTCAAACCGGCGAATTAATCCCTTTTGATACAACCTCGCTGGCGCTCACCGATCCAACTACGGGTAATCTTGAGGCACTGGTTGCCGTTAACCGCGACCTGCGCCCCGAGCTTTTGTCACTGGCGCAGCAGGATCAGATCATGCAGGAACTTAGAGCCAGTGAAGAACGCTACCGGCGTTTGTCCGCTCAACTGGAAGAGCAGGTAAACGAGCGCACGGCAGAACTGGCCGCTATTAATGAAGAGCTTGCCGCTACCAACGAAGAACTGGCCGTCACCAACGAAGAGTTAGCCTCTGCCAACGAGGAGTTTGCCGTTACGAACGAAGAACTGGAAGAAGCCAACCAATTGTTTAGCCGCTCCAACCAAAACCTCGAACGATTCGCTTACATTGCCAGTCATGACTTGCAGGAACCCCTCCGCAAAGTTCAGCAGTTCGGCGATTTGCTAAGCGCTCAGTACGGTTCTCAGTTGGGTGAAGGCATCATGTACCTTGAGCGTATGCAGGCAGCCGCCACCCGCATGTCGACCCTCATTCGGGACTTACTCAGCTTCTCCCGCATTTCCACCTGGCAGGACGTTACCGCCCTCGTTTCGCTAACCAACGTGGTTGAGACTGTACTCAATGATCTGGAACTGCGTATTCAGGAAACCGGGGCCATTATACAGGTAGAGCCTCTGCCCAACATTCAGGGCGACCGGTCGCAGTTGGAGCAGCTCTTTCAGAATTTACTGAGCAATGCGCTGAAATTCAGAAAGCCGAACCAGCCTCCCCAGATTCATATTCACTACCAGGGCATTAGCGCTAAAGACCTTCCTCCTACAGTAAAACCAGCCCGGCAGGCACGGGCGTATTATCAGGTGCAGGTGTCGGACAATGGAATCGGCTTCGACGAAAAATACGTGGACCGGATCTTTCAGATCTTTCAGCGCCTGCACGGCAAAAGTGAATTTGCCGGGACCGGCATCGGGCTGGCTATCTGCGAGAAGGTTGTTACAAACCATGGCGGAGCAATTATTGCCAACAGCGAGCCAGGCCAGGGTGCCACGTTCAGTATCTATTTACCCGTCCAATCTTGACCTATTTTCCTGGCATGAGGGTAATACAAAACATGAATTACCCTCATGCCAGTTCAGACAGCCTAAACGAAGCGGGACTGTTTCGTTTGGGCTGTCTGAACCGCACTTTGTGTGCCGACAAAAATCGTGTACCTTGGGTAATTCTAGTCGCCACCCATTGTAAACGCCCTTCCCCTATGCCTGTGCGATTTAAGTACGCACGTCTGCTGATTGTATTTATGCTGATCCAGGCAGGCGAATCCTTCGGTCAATCCAACTGGCTTCCTCCCTCTCTGGAGAACGCCCCCGACTCAGCCAGGGTCTGGACACTTGGGCAAATCGGCGATTCGCTGGTCAACGCAGGGCAGTTGAAAAGTGCCCGGCAGGCGTATCAGCAGGGGTTATTTTTAGCCCAGCGGATGGGTACACCCAGATCGATTGGGCTGGCCTATCGGGGAATGGGGTACTGGTACGAGCACGTGAGCGATTACACGCAGGCCATAGCTTACTATCAACAGGCCTTAACAGAGTTCAAAAAGGCAAATGACGTTCGTAATACGGCCAGCACCCTGTATTTCATCAGCTTTAGCTACGATCAGCTTCATAACGACAAACAAGCATTTCACTACGCAGAACTGGGCATGAAACTGGCCCGCCAGGCTGAGATGAACGAGGTGCTGGTGCAGTTCTATGAGCAAATGGCTCATTTGTTGGGTCATGGCAAAGACGAAAAACAGGCAGATGCCTACATGCAGAAAGTATTGGCTTACTATAAAGACAAAGGCGATTCGTCAACGTATTATACGGCCCTGTTCAACTCGGCGTTGATGGACAAAAACCGGAAGCTTTACACCCTGGCAGAAGACAAGTTCCGCCGGGGGGAGCAGTTTGCCACCCGGCAGAAAGATGCCTATTTCCTTGGGTTTATCTGGGCGAGTTTGCCCTACGCGCTCATTCCGCAAAACAAACTCGATGAAGCCGAAAAATACTGTCGGCAGGCCCTCCGGTGGGTTCAGGAAACGGGAACGAATAAATACAGTATGCTCGCCGACATCAACGACCACCTGAGCCACATTGCCGAGAAACGGGGCGATTACCGGCAGGCGTTGTTCTACTACAAGCAGCAGGTAATCAACCGGGACAGTATTGTTAATGAAACCAAAAACCGCCAGCTGGCAGAACTGGAAACCCGTTACCAGACACAGCAAAAAGAGGTGGAAATCAACCAGCTTCAGGAGACCAATGCCGTGCAGGAACGCCAGATATTGGCAGGTATTGCCGGTCTGATTGTGCTTACCCTGCTGCTGGCTACCCTATACTGGCTCTACCGGCGCGTCCAGCACAGTAGGTTACACATCCAGCAGCAGTCCGATCAGATGGCCCTGCTGATGAAAGAGCTACACCACCGGGTCAAGAATAACCTCGCCATCGTTTCCAGCCTGCTCAAACTCCAGTCGAATCGGCTAAGCGACGAGAAAGCGGTGCAGGCCGTTCGGGAAGGGCAACAGCGGGTAGAAGCCATGTCCCTCATTCACCAGCGTTTGTACCAGACCGAACAGGTCACAACGGTCGATATGCGCGAGTACCTAACCGATCTGTCGGCCAGCCTGATGCGGGCCTACGGCCACGAAGCCGATCAATTCGACCTACAGCTGACGGTCGAGCAGCCCAAACTGGACGTAGATGTGGCCATGCCTCTCGGCCTGATTGTCAACGAATTAGCAACCAATGCTTTTAAGTATGCCTACAACGGCAAACACAGGCCCTTTCTGCGGATAGCCTTACTGAATCAGGAAACAGAATCCGGGATTACCCTTGAAGTGCAGGACAACGGGCCGGGCGTTGATGTAGCCGCGTGGCAACTGACCTCCGGCCCCTCCTCGTTTGGAAAACGCCTGATTGCTTCCCTCAGCGAACAGCTGGAGGGCGAGTTTAAATTTCACCGGCAGGACGGCACCCTGTTCCGGCTGTATGTGCCCGAAGTTCGCCTTCAGGCTTGAGTCAATATCTGTTCACGCGGTAGTAAAAGTTGCAGCTCTCCCACTTTTCGCACCGACTGTTTCGTATTTTTTTATCCATGACGACTGCTCAAAAACCAGAACCCGTTCAGGAAAAGCCCCGGGCCTTTACTCATAAAATCCGCATTGTCACTTCAGCATCCCTATTCGACGGCCACGATGCCGCGATTAACCTGATGCGTCGGCTCATGCAGGCGTCCGGGGCCGAAGTTATTCACCTGGGCCACAATCGTTCTGTAGCCGAGATTGTGGATTGCGCCATTCAGGAAGATGTGCAGGGCATTGCCGTGACCAGTTACCAGGGGGGGCATCTGGAGTTTTTCAAGTACATGTATGACCTGCTGCACGAACGCGGGGCTGGCCACATCAAACTGTTTGGCGGGGGGGGCGGCACCATTCTTCCCAGCGAAATCGACGAGCTTCATGCCTATGGCATTACCCGTATCTACTCCCCTGATGATGGCCGGGCGATGGGCCTGCAGGGTATGATCGATGATGTATTGACCCAGTGCGATTTCGACACGCCCGCCCCTGCGCAAGTCAGTACACCCTCACAAACAGACGCTCAACTCATTGCTCAGCTGATTAGTCAGGCAGAAAATCATCCGGATCGGTTTGTCGGCCAGCTGCGTGTTCCGGCCGCTATCCGGCCCACACCCGTGTTGGGCATCACCGGCACGGGTGGGGCCGGAAAGTCGTCGCTCGTGGATGAACTGGTACTTCGTTTTTTGCGAGCCTTTCCTGAGCAGACGATCGCCATTATTTCCGTAGATCCGTCTAAACGCAAATCGGGGGGGGCGCTGCTCGGCGACCGAATCCGGATGAACGCCATCCACTCCCCGCGAGTATATATGCGCTCATTGGCTACCCGCCAGTCCAATCTGGCCCTGAGCCGCCATGTTCAGGATGCCATTGATGTGTGCCGGGCAGCTCAATTTGACCTGATCATCGTGGAAACGTCGGGCATAGGGCAGTCCGATACAGAAATTACCGAACATGCCGACAAAACGCTTTACGTGATGACGGCCGAATACGGGGCGGCTACGCAATTGGAAAAAATCGACATGCTCGACTTTGCCGATGTCATTGCCGTCAACAAATTCGATAAACGCGGCTCACTCGACGCCCTCCGCGATGTGCGCAAACAATACCGGCGCAATCACAACAGTTGGGATATTCCGGATGATCAACTGCCTATTGTGGGCACCATTGCCTCGCAGTTCAACGATTCGGGCATGAACCAGCTATTCGACCGGCTGATGCGGGTGCTGGGCCTGGAGCATACAGCAGGAAACACGACGGCTGTCGCCAATGAGCCGCAGCCCGCTCCCAGTGCCATTATCCCCACCGGCCGGGTTCGCTACCTGGCCGAAATTGTGGAAGAAAGCCGACGGTATGCCGATTTTGTGGAGGAGCAGACGACTTTGGCCAGGCAGCTTTATCAGCTTGATGGCGCCATACAGCTGATGCCCGACGGGACAGCAAAGGAAGAACTTCAGCGTTTATTCGCCGATCGGGAGGGGCGTCTCGCTCCTGACTGCCGCCAGCTGTTGCGGCAGTGGCCCGCCATGCAGCAACGGTATACGGCCGAGTTTTACGAATTTACCGTAAGGGATAAGGTCATTCGCCAGCCGCTGTATACCGAAACGCTTTCGCACTTGAAAATACCGAAAGTAAGTCTGCCCAAATACAGCGACTGGGGCGACGTGCTGCGCTGGCTGCTGACCGAAAATGTGCCGGGCGAATTCCCGTTTACGGCGGGGGTGTTCCCGCTCAAACGGGAAGGCGAAGACCCTACCCGGATGTTTGCCGGAGAGGGCGGACCCGAGCGCACCAATCGGCGATTTCACTATGTATCGAAAGGGTTACCGGCCAAACGGCTTTCTACCGCCTTCGACTCCGTTACCCTCTACGGCGAAGACCCGGCCATGCGACCCGATATTTTCGGCAAAATTGGCAACTCAGGCGTCAGCATCTGTACCCTCGACGATGCCAAGAAACTGTACTCAGGCTTCGACCTCTGCAACCCGTCAACGTCGGTGTCGATGACCATCAACGGACCAGCCCCTATCCTGCTGGGCTTTTTCCTGAATGCGGCCATCGACCAGCAGTGCGAGAAATGGTTGCGGGCCGAGGGCAACGTATACACCCAAGCCAATGGTCCGGCCTATCAGGGCGAACTCCAGGAGGGAAATGACGGGCTGGGCCTGATGCTCCTCGGCACCACCGGCGATCAGGTAGTGCCGCGTGAGGTCTATGAACGACTGAAAGCCGATACGCTCCGCACCGTACGAGGCACCGTACAGGCCGATATTCTGAAGGAAGATCAGGCCCAGAACACTTGTATTTTCTCGACCGAATTTGCGCTCAGAATGATGGGCGATATTCAGCAGTATTTCACCGACAACCGGGTACAGAATTTTTATTCTGTTTCCATTTCGGGTTATCACATTGCCGAGGCCGGGGCCAATCCGATTTCGCAGCTGGCCTTCACCCTGTCAAACGGGTTTACGTTTGTCGAGTACTACCTGAGCCGGGGCATGCCTATTGATGCCTTTGCCCCTAACCTGTCGTTCTTTTTCTCGAATGGCATGGACCCGGAATACACGGTGCTGGGTCGGGTAGCCCG is a window of Spirosoma linguale DSM 74 DNA encoding:
- a CDS encoding PAS/PAC sensor signal transduction histidine kinase (PFAM: ATP-binding region ATPase domain protein; PAS fold-4 domain protein; PAS fold domain protein; histidine kinase A domain protein~SMART: ATP-binding region ATPase domain protein; histidine kinase A domain protein; PAS domain containing protein~KEGG: pat:Patl_4154 multi-sensor signal transduction histidine kinase), whose product is MKPFTTHDFQQAKANHLLFKRQLSASLYNETADQDIRILSQYACTLGQWLYNHALIDHEEIDEVYELEQVHALIHTHSRALLKTYNTGHVEEARRGLPALEQATDRLVELLDTLERKLLPNTPPALNQTTMPGPEILQDFFVHSPVIHCILTGPTHIYSFANPAHDTLVGGRKVLGKPIRDVLPELADQGFFELLDEVYTQSKPYVGREMSIMLANGHGINRQAYLNFIYQPIKNALGQTEGILAYGTDVTEQVAARKKVEESEARFRAIIEEAPVATCLFVGPDMRVDVANDLMLRYWGKGRSVLGQPLIKGVPELVGQPFPDILDTVFTTGKTYEAKAAPVELRLDGVLGTYYFDFTYKPLFNEQGQVYAIIDTAVDVTNQVLAQQQQLQLAAIVEKVPIYVTITSLDGNIQYINPFGQQLLGLTPDEVRTKHLRDFFVEEDMTILGNEALPALLTSHHWEGKLHMRHFQTGELIPFDTTSLALTDPTTGNLEALVAVNRDLRPELLSLAQQDQIMQELRASEERYRRLSAQLEEQVNERTAELAAINEELAATNEELAVTNEELASANEEFAVTNEELEEANQLFSRSNQNLERFAYIASHDLQEPLRKVQQFGDLLSAQYGSQLGEGIMYLERMQAAATRMSTLIRDLLSFSRISTWQDVTALVSLTNVVETVLNDLELRIQETGAIIQVEPLPNIQGDRSQLEQLFQNLLSNALKFRKPNQPPQIHIHYQGISAKDLPPTVKPARQARAYYQVQVSDNGIGFDEKYVDRIFQIFQRLHGKSEFAGTGIGLAICEKVVTNHGGAIIANSEPGQGATFSIYLPVQS
- a CDS encoding signal transduction histidine kinase (PFAM: histidine kinase dimerisation/phosphoacceptor; ATP-binding region ATPase domain protein~SMART: ATP-binding region ATPase domain protein; Tetratricopeptide repeat~KEGG: gur:Gura_1729 signal transduction histidine kinase) codes for the protein MNYPHASSDSLNEAGLFRLGCLNRTLCADKNRVPWVILVATHCKRPSPMPVRFKYARLLIVFMLIQAGESFGQSNWLPPSLENAPDSARVWTLGQIGDSLVNAGQLKSARQAYQQGLFLAQRMGTPRSIGLAYRGMGYWYEHVSDYTQAIAYYQQALTEFKKANDVRNTASTLYFISFSYDQLHNDKQAFHYAELGMKLARQAEMNEVLVQFYEQMAHLLGHGKDEKQADAYMQKVLAYYKDKGDSSTYYTALFNSALMDKNRKLYTLAEDKFRRGEQFATRQKDAYFLGFIWASLPYALIPQNKLDEAEKYCRQALRWVQETGTNKYSMLADINDHLSHIAEKRGDYRQALFYYKQQVINRDSIVNETKNRQLAELETRYQTQQKEVEINQLQETNAVQERQILAGIAGLIVLTLLLATLYWLYRRVQHSRLHIQQQSDQMALLMKELHHRVKNNLAIVSSLLKLQSNRLSDEKAVQAVREGQQRVEAMSLIHQRLYQTEQVTTVDMREYLTDLSASLMRAYGHEADQFDLQLTVEQPKLDVDVAMPLGLIVNELATNAFKYAYNGKHRPFLRIALLNQETESGITLEVQDNGPGVDVAAWQLTSGPSSFGKRLIASLSEQLEGEFKFHRQDGTLFRLYVPEVRLQA
- a CDS encoding Methylmalonyl-CoA mutase (PFAM: methylmalonyl-CoA mutase; ArgK protein; cobalamin B12-binding domain protein~KEGG: mxa:MXAN_2261 methylmalonyl-CoA mutase family protein), whose translation is MTTAQKPEPVQEKPRAFTHKIRIVTSASLFDGHDAAINLMRRLMQASGAEVIHLGHNRSVAEIVDCAIQEDVQGIAVTSYQGGHLEFFKYMYDLLHERGAGHIKLFGGGGGTILPSEIDELHAYGITRIYSPDDGRAMGLQGMIDDVLTQCDFDTPAPAQVSTPSQTDAQLIAQLISQAENHPDRFVGQLRVPAAIRPTPVLGITGTGGAGKSSLVDELVLRFLRAFPEQTIAIISVDPSKRKSGGALLGDRIRMNAIHSPRVYMRSLATRQSNLALSRHVQDAIDVCRAAQFDLIIVETSGIGQSDTEITEHADKTLYVMTAEYGAATQLEKIDMLDFADVIAVNKFDKRGSLDALRDVRKQYRRNHNSWDIPDDQLPIVGTIASQFNDSGMNQLFDRLMRVLGLEHTAGNTTAVANEPQPAPSAIIPTGRVRYLAEIVEESRRYADFVEEQTTLARQLYQLDGAIQLMPDGTAKEELQRLFADREGRLAPDCRQLLRQWPAMQQRYTAEFYEFTVRDKVIRQPLYTETLSHLKIPKVSLPKYSDWGDVLRWLLTENVPGEFPFTAGVFPLKREGEDPTRMFAGEGGPERTNRRFHYVSKGLPAKRLSTAFDSVTLYGEDPAMRPDIFGKIGNSGVSICTLDDAKKLYSGFDLCNPSTSVSMTINGPAPILLGFFLNAAIDQQCEKWLRAEGNVYTQANGPAYQGELQEGNDGLGLMLLGTTGDQVVPREVYERLKADTLRTVRGTVQADILKEDQAQNTCIFSTEFALRMMGDIQQYFTDNRVQNFYSVSISGYHIAEAGANPISQLAFTLSNGFTFVEYYLSRGMPIDAFAPNLSFFFSNGMDPEYTVLGRVARRIWAKAMRHKYKGNERSQKLKYHIQTSGRSLHAQEIAFNDIRTTLQALLAIYDNCNSLHTNAYDEAITTPTEESVRRAMAIQLIINREFGLTTNENPLQGAFIVDELTELVEEAVYQEFLAINERGGVLGAMERMYQRSKIQEESMYYETLKHNGNLPIVGVNTFLDPAGSPTVVPAEVIRSTDEEKRYAVDSCRAFQETHREKAERALTNLQTAALTNDNIFESLMEATKVCSLGQLTNALYAVGGKYRRNM